Below is a genomic region from Drosophila albomicans strain 15112-1751.03 chromosome 2R, ASM965048v2, whole genome shotgun sequence.
CGAACCAAACCTCACccattgctgctgcattttgcCAGATTGTCTGTGCAGCGTCTGCGGTTGCTGCAACTTTGCGCCATTTTGAGTGCTCTGCTCTCAGTATAtctatctatgtatgtgtgtgtgtgtgtctgtgtttgtgtgtgtgtataatcGGGTGTGTTTGTGCTCGTGTTGATTCAGCGTTAAGCTTGTTGGAATTTCGCGTTCTGTCAACATTCCTTGCAGAGAGTTTCTAATGCACTTGCCGCTTGTTATTGCGATGTCTAAATAATTGAAGCTGAATTTTGGGCGAATTGGCGAATCGCATTGAGTTTGGTTTccagtatatgtgtgtgtgtgtatctttgtGTGAATTTTGGAGAagttttgattgatttgaaaatggattgaatgaatgaaataaaaatataagtttttGATCAACGATGTTATACGAGTATAGATATAGATgcttgctgtagctgttgagCCTgtctttactttactttacttcaGTTTACTTTAcgttaatttattattcattacaTTACTTTATTATACTTAACTTTACTATACtttattatgtttttcttctctttactttaaattaatttacttaattttcatttacttcttttcactttactttactttaatttaatttactttttttactttacttcTGTTTTCTGTACTTGTCTTTTATACTTGTTAATCTCTGTTGTTAAACTAAATCTTACACTGTTCAATATCACCATATTACACTGCTCGATTATTGCTTAAACACGTATAGctctctctgttttgtttgttctcttaaagtgtgtgtgtgtgtgtctatcaCCTGATCCCAACTAATTTAAATCCCACTTGATgcttaaatgttaaatgtgtAAATCTTATGCAGCATCTATGCTGATGGCCGTGTCCTAGGGATGCTTTGTATAATTGTTCAATGGCATCTCGTTGGCCAGACTGTGGGCCACCTCCTTGTTCCGTTCGTGCAACGCAATGTCCCGCGGCGCACTTGCCGCCTTCTTTTGGGCCGCCTTCTGCGTCTTTAGCTGCGAGTGTAGATATTAAATGGAAACTGTTTTAGCAaacgaaaaagagagagagacgtgGAAGAGGGTCAGGTGAGGTCAGTTATATTTACTCGCTGTATAGTCTTCTCAAAGTCCTGTGGTGGTTCCGGTCGCTTCATGGTGCCGCAGCTTCTCAAGCGTTCGTTGGTCTGAGAATATAGTGATAAAGATAAATGCATGGAATAAGTTAGCATTGTGCTCTGGCCTCATGATTACTTCATTAACGTAAGCAGCTAGTGCTTGACCAGGGCATAAAACAAATCGACACCTCTGGACAAACCACAATAAAAGaacaaaagtaaatgaaaatgaaatgaaaatgaaaatgtcaaatgaaaatgtcaaatgaAAAGCGCTCGCTGGCCAAGGCAAATATAATGAAAGAGCAACAGAGAAATTTCCCTAAAGCAACATTTCCGCAACAGACCGCATAATGAGAGAGAGCCAAGTTTAGAATTATACATACGCGTCTCTGACCTTTTGGTGGCGGGGTGGAACGCAAATGGTTTGGTGTGGTCTGTTTCACCCCCCAGCTCCAGAATCTTCTACAGCATGGTAAAAAGCGTAATGAGTGCCAGAGGACAAACGTAGCCGCTgttgctgaagctgaagtttgaagctgaagctgaaggtGGTGCGATGGCAGTCCAAAAAAGAACGCAACGGAACCACAATTGTCGCCAGTGCTTAGCCCAagtcattttgaaaattgacCACAGAACTCCAACACAGTacacaaaatactatatacacaaAGACTTGGGGAGTCTGTTGCGCCCGGCAACAGCAAATTGcgcttaaatattaaatgaacagcaacaaaaaaggacgacaacaaaagaaatggggaacacacacacacacagacagacagacagaagacCGTTGTCGCTGGGCGAAAAGGAAGCGCCGGACAACAACCGTAAAACACGAAAAGTTATAAACTCctgagagagcgagaacaGGACtcgacaacaaaaataaaaaaaagaagagacacacaaaaaacaaaacacttttgCCACGcctgaaataataaaaacaaatgcgatgttgtcgttgtcgttgttgcttctgctattgttgttgttattgttgttgttgttgtcactatcgttgttcttgtttggGTTTTTGTTGCCGAAAAAAAGGACAATCGTGTGTAGAGGGAATCAGCATCCGGTGATGGCAACCGCAAAAAGCAAACGCGCAAAGGTGCAAATGAGTGCGGAGCCCTTAGGCCAGCCCATCCAGTCAGTCTTTCGCATCTCTCGAACGTGCTGCAATCCGTGAAAGTCCTAGCGGACATGCCATCCACCTGGCAATGCCACTTGccaacttgccacttgctacATCCTatctgccacttgccactgcAGCTGCATCTCTGACTCACtctcgttgtcgctgtcattGTCGGTCTgcgtctccgtctccatctccatctccatctctgttGTTCCGCCATTTGCATGCAGTCTCCTCTTACTCTTCCTGCCCACCCGCTTATCAATCCTTCCTGCTGGCCTCTTGCAATTCTGTTTTGTCATTTCGTGCAACGCCCCCCGTCGCACAACGAGGCAACGCAATTAACGGTAATTGCCTTTTATCGGCTTAGTCTTGataacttttttctttctttctttacttCATTCCTGCTGCCCAGCTGCCAACTTCTGTCCTCTCACTCGCACTAacactctccctctcactcacactcacactctctctcgctctcgctttgtctcttgttgttatttgtagGTTTACGcggtttttatattttaatttaattttacaagtTGAGGGAATGGCGCCTGAGGTCAAAAGTTTGCCATTGCAAAAATTCGACAAAACATTCGAAAAACTTTTTGAACATTGTGGGCGAAAATGCTTTAAAGTTGATAATATggacaacacacaaaataatgcGAAAAACATAATGAGGGAACATCAAATGCTAAAGATAACCACAAACATTCACttcgttttatttgtaatttcaaaatcattttttggcaatttacTTTTGGGAAATGGCGAATAATCAAAAGTTAATcgaagttaaaaataatatattaaatacaaataagtaataatattcaaaaattctaaaataaattaagtatgcGTATTATTCACATTAATGACATTTCCAacaatatattaagtatacgcagggGTGACAATATTAGCAAGCTCTACAAAAATCAAGTATACCTAAATTCTTAGTAAAGCGCGGCTTTTGAAAGTCGTTAAGGATGTCAATGTTTCATTTTAAGTACTTCTTAAGCTGACTTTGATATaaaatgaacaatttttattgataaaaaaaaaataatttatattaagtatacgtaactTATAAGAaaagcatttaatatattttaaagtaacctttaatattttattttaagaaattttgaaagttgttttcatatataatataataatgcttttgatacatttatttttttaactttattttgaataaaatttgtcagattatgcaaaaaattaaataaatcaagtatACGAAGCTGCTAAGGAAATCATggaatattaatgaatttcttgaattaaaaaaaagactattactattactttTCTGGTATTTATTAAGTTTGATTTTAGGTAACTAAATAATTCTTTtgatacatttattatttcaaatgtataTCGTATAAAATTGAACAGCTTTTACACCTAACTAAGCTGCAAATTCTTCCTCACTTTATATAGTCAATAAACTTTGACTAATCAAATCggtaatattataaaaaaagaagacacaTTAAACTTTGGCAGAAACATACAAATCTCTTTTCTCCAAGACAAGTGGGAGGTTTGAGCTCACCTTTAATTGCATTCCCTCGGTGGCGTTGAGCTCGTCTCCACTTTGCCTCAGACCCTGCAGAAAGCGTGCAAAGACCGTGCGTCGttgcttgtgtttgttgcGGCCTTCTGCAATGTTCgaaagagtgagaaagagcGAGTAAAGAAATCAAGCCAATAATAAAAGCCACAATCAAACAGTCAGTCCGATAAACAGATAGATTGATTTGAGAAGTCAgaaagtgagtgagtgagggAGTGGGAGAAGTGAGAGAAGCGCAAaaccaatttaattgaattaaaagccataaaaaccaaacagcCGACAAACTGGGTAACCACATGCAATACATGCTCATTTGTGGCAGCATCTCTCGCGTGTGTGTCCCTtaactcactcactcactcagtctCCGGCTCATTCTTACCTGTTGCCGAAAAATCGTAAAAGAAATTGGTGCGCGCGCCGGGATAACTGTGTTGCATGCCATTCAAATTGAGCGCCGACTTCGAGTCGATGGCATTGCGGGCCATCCGATTGGCCAAATCGTTCTGTGTGTAGCTATAGATCTCGTTCTCCTCGCGATTTGACAGGCAACTCGATGGCTGATGGCACCATGCATAATAAACGAAATGAATTAGAACCACGGCCTGATTACCTTTTTGCCTTAGGTCGTAAAGTGAATCGCACATAAAAAGTCAATGTGCACTTCTCTTTCTGCTTACCAAATACTTGCCAGGCACATAAAGTGGCTGACTGTGGCTCGTCGGCAGCACCGAGGAGCCAACGAGTCGACTTCCCCCGCTGCTGCAACCGCTGCTGCTCGCTCCACTCGATGAGACGCCGCCACGCCGGGTGAGCGTGTGTCCTGTGGAGATGCGAACATGTCGCTCCTTCCACTTGGACAGACGCACCTGCTCGATGGCATCCAACACATCCTCATACGGCATATTGATCTGTTTGCTGTAGTGCGCTGCAAGTCCTTCCAGATAACCGCGTTTTCCCTCCTGCGAAGCAGATCAAAATCAAAGTTGAAGACGTGCACAACTTCAGGGTCAGTGAGACAAGTGTTAATATCTTCCGGTAATTAGCGTAAGACTGCCACTTAAATGTTGTCCTGCTTGACATTCAAAGCGACCAAAAGACTTTAGACTCCCCTCTCTATTGCTTCAGTTTGTCTCCTTTTCTCTGTGTCTGCTTTCtcttgtggctgctgttgctgctgctgccgctgggCAAATTCATTTAGAGTCGCAACCATGCAAACATTTGTGCTGAAATGCAACTTGTCTGCAACTGTCAGTCAGACAGTGacaacaatacacacacacactcacacacacacatgcacatactTTCAACGCTTGCACACTCATGTCTGCCTCATCAGCGCAAAGTGCAATTAGTTGAAGTTGCGCGCATCAACATGCCCCAGACAGCGGCAAGCACCCAGAAGCTAACAAGTCTGAGCACAGAGCGTCAGACTTCTCTCCCCTCTTCTCTTATTTTAGCTACCCTCTAGTGATATCTTTGTAGTCCCGCACGACTGCAGACACCTGTCGAggcagacagaaagacagacagatggagagacagagagacaaacaTACATTTTCACTTGactgcatttccatttcatataattttattaccGCATTTaagttgcatttcaatttgtgtccGGAACGtgatattgcgcatacgacacgtggcaaacgaaaatgttgccaaaacaACTGTAAATATTTGGCTACATTTGCCAAGGCAAACTATGTTAAGTAGCACTTCCTCTCGATTCCCCACCTTCCTCCCCTTGCTTTCCACCCTCACTCCccataaaaaagaataacaattgctaattaaaatgcaaggCAGCTGCAGTTTGCAGCCTATGTCGAAAGTTtccacaaaaacacacaaagcCAGCGGGCGAGTGAGAtggagaacgagaacgagtcTGACACTTTGCTGCGTGCCTCATCATCAAACTGCAACATTTTGCCACTTTGCCACATTGCCACATTGGCACTTTGGCAAGTGATGGCGAACGTTGAGCGGAAATGCCACCGCGCTCGCCTGCATAATAAACATCAGCTGAGTGGCTGGCAAAGTGTCAGCACTATGCGTGCTCAATAGGCCGACAGAGTCGCTTGTCGCCTGTCTGAATACGCTTCCcacacttccacttccacacAAACTTGCCACACTCGCTTTGCCACAAATATgcaactttaaataaaagcagcagacacacacacactttgcatttattatttcattccTCAACTGCGAGCAAATGCAAAGCGGCCCTGAACCAGTGACATGTTTTGAGCCCGTGTTCCCATTGCTGCCACAAGCTGACTGAGAGCGTACTTTTGGACACACTGTGGATTCATGCAAATCACGGACAACGCTTGACACGCTtccaaaagaaatatatatcaaCACATATCCCAAGATAGTCGAAGTAAGCAACGCAAGCTGAACAAATCATATTTTGTCAACTgattaaaattgcattgctGCAACAAATTTTGATGTCAAGTCTTGTTCGATAAGACTATTTCGCATTGAAATCGCTTCAGTTGCGACACAGTTTGCAGAATTACAGAGTCTGAAGTGCATCCTCAGCTGCAATGTGCTCTATATTTGCAATACTCTGTGGTGATTGAAGATAGCACAAGGGCTGATACATTATGATATGATTTGTTTATGATAAAAAGttccaaaaaaacaaattaaatataaaataaaactcgAAATTTctaatcattttaatttagagTTAGAGaaataaagttgaataaattcgaaatatattattaagcTACAATGTTGCACATAAATAGTGGATTAAACtcttaaatgaaaaaagttctccatattctaaaaatattaaaatgatataaataaaatcaaattgcaattccTTCTAAGGTTTGGAACTTTAGGAAAATTTGGCTAAAATCTGAATAGTTCCTTCACTATTGTGTTGCAAACATTAGTAGGTAAATCGaagtaacaaataaatttcctAATACAATCAAAAaggttaaaaaaaagtatataaaaatgaatactaGAATTTACAATTGTCTGAAGCTTAGTATTTAAGGAATGGTAAGCTAAAGtcttgttaaatttttaactgcaagtaaattaaattttcaaattcatcATAAATAAACCTCTAACTATTATCAAAATGTAAAAGTCTCAAATTATATCATAAACTATTCCCTGTGATAACAATACCTGCTGAAAATAATTTACTGTACAGCATATCTTTTAGTCGTTCAACTCTCTTCACTGTCAAGAAcaattgctgtttgttttctatttttttttttatcatcgACATGTTGCAGCATTTGCATTATGACTACATTGTTGCGCCGCTGTGCCGCTTTATCGTGCGTGTCTAGTGCCAACATTTTGGGCAATGTTGCAAGTGTTGCACAAAATGTTTGCATCGGCAAATCATTAAATTGTTGCTGCCGAGTGTGGTTGCTGTCGTTggcgttgccgttgccgttgccgttacTGTGTCCCAATTTGTTTACGCCAGCCGGCAATTACGAGAAGCGGAAAAACACCCACAAAAACATTTCCCAACACGCTggggcaaaggcaaaaaccCCAACCgacatattataaaataaactttacaGCGTTAACGGAGGAGCAATGCAACAGCGAGAGCCGCACAATGGGCGGTCCATGTTTTGTGTGGCGAAGGGGCGGGGGGAGCGGAGCGTCAGACGCGTGCGGTTGGCCACTCggtttaactaaattaaaatcgTGTTAATTTCACATTAGAGCGCACACAGCTCGCCGGGCGGTGTCCCCAAACGTTGTTGACCAttaccccaaaaaaaaaaaaaaaaaatgaaactagCAAAACGTGGCGGCGACTGTGACACGctgcagccacaacaacaacacaccgACACagcgacaataacaactatgATATGCCCCCTGTGGAGTTTAGTGAGCATGCAAATTGCAAGCGGTAAACAAAATGGCCGAAAGATAAGATAAGCTTACAACTACGTACGAATATATTAACATACTTACCGGCGTCGAATAGGGATGCGCTGTCAACCGAATGCCATCGGCCTCGAGATGCCGCTTCATGACCGCCTCCAGTTCCTTCATTGTAACGGGCGTATCACAGTCGGAGGCTAGAATCTCGTTGCTATTGCTAATCGCCTTCGGATCATTGATGAGCACATACACAATCGCTGCGCCCTTTTCACGCAACGTGCGCACACTCTTCAGCAGTTTGCCGCGATGCGAGGGATTGTCGACGCCGATGGCATCGAGATCGATTTCACCAATTTGCTTGCATATCTCCAGCTCATCGTAACCGTTCTCGAGGAAACTTTCGCCGTATTGCGTAAGGCCGATGGTGCGCAGCCACTCGCAAACGATGTTGTGCTGCGGCATGTTCGCGTATCACGTGGCTGCCGAGGGGCCTCCAACGTCCAGCGGTGCGAACGAGACCTTGGGCAGTCGTGGTTTTGTGCtacagctgccgctgctgctgctgccagccgCCAGTGGCTCCaagtggttgctgctgctggcggcgctgctgctgctgctgctgttggccgtTGCCTTCATAGCAACGCGGAGactgcaagagagagagagagagaaagagagaaagaataaTTGTAGTCCGAAAAGTGAAAGCAAACTTATGTTACACAACTgtgcgtatgcttaatatgAACTGTCACTTCCGTTTGcccacaaaagtatgcaatacttCTCCGttgtgagagagtgtgagagaagTCAAGAGCGAGCGACAAGGGCAAGGTATATCAATTTGTGTTAATAGCTCGTCATTGTTCAACTCCATACTGCGTGCTGGCAGCCTATAAGCACTTAATGAGAATGCTCGGTCATGTACACGGGCCACTAAAACACTTGAATATGTTTAGCCCCGGAAGCCACTTGCATATGAATAAGCCACTTAAAATGACAGATGGActataagcacacacacacacacacacacagagacagagagaatcACAGACACAGCCTCTTTGGTCTTGGACAAAAGACAAAAGGAAGTCATCTAACTATTTATACTCACAGACAAGTTGTCCCATTCTCTGTGTCTGTTTTGTGcctgaaaaatattttgcttgtcgaaaaatgaaatgcaaatggctGCTGTCACTAGacgaatatgtatatacatacatacatatatctgcTGCCATTTCCTTAACACATTCGTCTGGCTTTAGACCAGGTGCCCACTCGTGCGAAGGCACATGCCAACGAATTTAAAGAAACACCCTAATGAAAATATGTTATGTGGTTACAGTTTATGGCCAGGCTGCAGCTGTCATTAAGTGGAGTGGAGTCCAAGGCGACATCGTCTGTGCGTTGATTTATTAACACACACTCTTtggatacatacatatttataagatATTTCATTTGTGAATTGAGTTCAAGTTGAGCCCAGAGAACGAGCCCGAGCCTGCTTGGCTGCCTTTTGCAATTGATCAAATACATGTTTGTGGTGCCAAATACCAAAATCAACAGCATTTCATATgacatacatatttcaaaagGGGCCCCCAAAATGTTAATGAGAGAAAGGAGCCAAGCTGctgcagctcagctcagctcaaacTGTTAGCAGATGAAACTGCAGactaataaattatattgattttaagcCTTGAGTgcaaagagagacagagaaagagaaatacATTCCATGGCTAAACATTTCTAGCATGAAAACACAATATCAAGTATGCATTTGCCAAAAGCCACTACGAATTGAttattgccacacacacacacacacagagtctGTTTGCCAATAAAGTTGTTTCATTCTCGAAAAATATGACTACGATATGtgtttttgcaaattgcaaagagAATACACAGATTGCTGGCGTTTTTAAagctgttgtgtgttgttttaacaaatttgtcaaTTCCGAATTccacatttaataaaaaagtatttacaaaaatcaacaaatataaGAAATCCTCTCACTCAGCTCAAATGGATTGCCTATTATACACTTTGGTTTATTTAGAAAGTTGTGCTGCCTAAATAGTTAAGATGTTCCGTTGAGTTTGAGAGTTTGAAAAGTTTCATTAATGCCAGAATTTCATTAAGAGTTTCTCATGTTTTAAAGTTGATTTCTTGTAGTTTGTGCAAAGCCAACAACTTGTCCACTTACGCATGCTGCGCCACTGTTTACACTTGCCACTGTTGCAactacacacgcacacacacacacacatagacagacaCACATTTTCACTTGAACTTTTCTCGCATTGTTAGCATAATAAACAcgtaataaaatgcaaaaggcaaaatCAGTAAAGTCAATTTTGGCAGCAGAAGATGTTTTTGTtgaggcaaaaggcaaagttGATTTTCCAAGACAGTTAATGAATCTGCTGCTGCACTGTCagataacaaatatatatatatatatatatatatatatatactatatatatttatgcactCTCATGCATGTGATCAGCTGCAACTGAGAAATGCATAAAATCTTTGGTGCATTCAGGCGGTCAGTGTAATTACTTGCATGACTGTAATGTCAAAATTTACATACTTGAACAATTCATACGCCTTCGACTCCCCAGATAAGATAAGCGtcttaaattttcaatttcattgtttattaAGTGCCAAATTACAATCTCTTCtgtttgtgtatatatgtggATATATGTggagcaattgcaattgtcaaAGGTGTTTTGCTTTCGCACGATTTCCGTTAGTAATTGCATATTGTGcaaattttgttcaatttcCTGTTTATGAGATTTCCTTTAACTTTaatgcatttgcaattatGGCATTAATTATATACGAATTCGATTTCCAtttcgattgcgattgcgtttGTGAATTCGTTTGCAATGTGCGAAAATTGCACAAATCTGTGAATTATATTCGAATAATCAACTCACTAAACTGAATTATtgactaattaaattttatgcacACATTTTGCGATGGTTTATCATCATCGACTCGGCTAATAATATGCCCAACaaacatattcatattcgATATTAATTGCATTAGCATTATGTTAACTGCAAATTGCAGCTTGCAATATTATCTTTTAAGTTAAAAGCGTTTTCTAATTATCCCTAGACTCGACAATTTAATAAGCCGAATTATGCATTTGcattattgtaatttactAGTTTAATAGATTGCGCTCTAATGTTTATTCAGTGtccagttttttctttttttttttgttatgcagAGCAGCCtaagtaattaattttaatatgaaagTCAAACATGCTCGCTAACAATTGTCATATAATTTGCCGTCTAGACAGTggaaatttagtattttcaattaactgCAACGACGACTCCTCTGCTCTCTACTCTGCTCactgctctgctctctgcttGCCAACCTCCAACCTTCAGTTAACAACAATGCACACAAAAAGGCACACAATGCTGCAGTTGGGAGCTGAAAGCTCAAAAGCTGAAGAGCGGGAGCCTAGAAATGAAGCTGGCGATAGAGTTGGAGCtagagctggagctggagctggagctggagtaTTGTAACTGTTGCTGCAAGTTGGGAGTTGGAACTCAAACTGAATTTGCCGGGCTAGCCATGTTGACAAAACACACAGCGTGCAGCGCAtgcagaaaaaacaaaagccctCGAATGATCGACTATAAGATGCTCTCtaaaatagtaaaatgttCAACgaatacaaaaccaaaaatcatgtaaaaatgtataatttggTTTATAATAGATAGATTTTATTAATTAGCAGACACAACTATTGTAAAGCTAGGAAGCTTTTAGGCTATATCCTAAAATAATAAGGCATAATAATAACTTAgctttataatataaacactttttgaagataatatgaaatgaaatttcagAAAAGAACATGtgcttaataaaaaaaaatatttcctttcctgattaattaaaaaaaatgcattgaacaatattcaataatacaataataattattaattactgATTTGCACTTTATAGTGTTTCACCAAATTTGactgattttcattttgaaattttgaaaattaatgaaaatatgaatgGGTTTATTAACTTTTGATCTTCTTTACtcaatttaagtaaatactaaatactctCCTACTATATagataaaatgtgaaaattattaaataatgtatcTAAGTTTTAAGCTTTTAGTTGAATTTACTTTTACTAACACAGCACATACTCATACTTTCGTgtctttacagggtatgcgaATAATGAAAAGTAGACGACTGCAGGCGAAATGCAATGCTCGACTGGAAAGCGCTTGCAGACGGGGCTGCTTGCTAACAGGCGCCCAGCACGAGCAAAGAGCGGGTTTGTTTTTGGGCTCAAGGTTTttgcaacaaaaatttgaagcagacactgctttggctgctgctgctgggcgcACTTGCAACAGCTGGCTGTGGCGGCTCCCCTAACATTGCTGTCGcatttgtcgtcgtcgtcgtcgtcgccgtcatcgtcatcgtcacaGTTGCCAacgcagttgctgttgccgtggctgttgctgttgctgttactggaTTGCTGTGTGCGTCAATGTCAGTGCACCTGACGCTGCACTTGGCACTTGGTACACGGCACTCAGCACTCCAGCCAGACACGTAAGTAAAGGAAGGTGGAGGCCACAACGAGTACCCGTACTCACACTCAAATTCGTagtcgtattcgtattcgttgCATTCCAGCCTCTGACAGTCTACGCACTTGCGGTTGGCCCTGGAAAGGAGGAGAAGCCTCACAAGAGCCCCCATGGAGAGAGCTGGAGTGGCATCTTTCTTATGCGAGGGTCTGCTTAACAAAGCGTGTGATGTTAACGGATTcgatttcactttttttttctctcttcttccCTTGCATTCCGCTCCCCTCCCTTGCCTTCCATCAGCgactttgctgttgcttaattgaaattgcatttgctgcgtTTGTTTGCACATAATTACAACTTGAGGATTTTAACCGAGAAGCGAACACTGAGAGCAGGACTCGTTTGTCGcttgttatgcaaatttaagACGAGTTGTCAAGGACCGACATTTCTGCGGTTTCCGTTCACtcttcatatttatatatacgaaTACAAATATCTCTTTCTTCTTCGCAACTTGAAAGGAGTCTTGTTCAATGTCTACAAAAGTCTGcgcaggaaaaaaaaaattgggcaTTCATTTGTAgctattcatattttttggtGTAAGTAAAGATTTGAAAATGCAGAGCACTTCAATTAAATGCTGTATGCAA
It encodes:
- the LOC117576301 gene encoding uncharacterized protein LOC117576301, whose translation is MPQHNIVCEWLRTIGLTQYGESFLENGYDELEICKQIGEIDLDAIGVDNPSHRGKLLKSVRTLREKGAAIVYVLINDPKAISNSNEILASDCDTPVTMKELEAVMKRHLEADGIRLTAHPYSTPEGKRGYLEGLAAHYSKQINMPYEDVLDAIEQVRLSKWKERHVRISTGHTLTRRGGVSSSGASSSGCSSGGSRLVGSSVLPTSHSQPLYVPGKYLPSSCLSNREENEIYSYTQNDLANRMARNAIDSKSALNLNGMQHSYPGARTNFFYDFSATEGRNKHKQRRTVFARFLQGLRQSGDELNATEGMQLKTNERLRSCGTMKRPEPPQDFEKTIQRLKTQKAAQKKAASAPRDIALHERNKEVAHSLANEMPLNNYTKHP